GTTGCTGTGGCTGGATGTTCTGGGGGAGACTTATTGGCGGTACGATGTTGGAGAGATTCCCAGGAGCAGACTGACTGGCATTCAAACTCTGCTCCATTCCCTGGCTACTGGACAGAGGGTCAACCTGTGGATGCGTAACCTGATGTTGAGAACCAGGCAGAGCTGCTTCTTCCAACTGTGATGGCTGGGGTGGCAGCTGTTGCTGAACATGTTTCCCTTGTTGGTGTTGCACAGGTTGTGGTCCTTGGGATTGCTGGTGTTGCACAGGCTGTTGTCCTTGGGATTGTTGGTGTTGCACAGGCTGTTGTCCTTGGGATTGTTGGTGTTGCACAGGCTGTTGTCCTTGGGATTGTTGGTGTTGCACAGGCTGTTGTCCTTGAGATTGTTGGTGTTGCACAGATGGTTGTGCTTGGGATTGTTGCTGTTGCACAGGTTGCTGTCCTGTGGGTTGTTGATGTTGCACTGCTGACTGTTGTCCAGCCTGGACATGCTGTGGATGCTGCTGTTGCCCAGCAGCCTGTTGGTGTTGCTGTGTTGCAGGTTGTTGCTGTATCGGCTGTTGTGGCATCGACGGTTGCTGTGATGTTATTGCTTGTGTGGTCTGGCTTGTCTGATTAACCTGGGGTGCAGATTGAGCCATTTTCGGTGGCACCATCTGAGGGGCATGTGAACTCTCAACACTTGTTCGCCTCCTGGGTATATTTACTGAAGCAGTAGACTGGTCTTCTCCAATTTGATTTGGTTGATTTTCTGAAACAGGTGTCAGATTTGGAACACTTGGTGATGACCCTTTCTCTATTGTAGCCTCAGTTTGAGCTTGTTGCTGAGAAGTGTGGGTCAGTTGTTTCAGCTGCTCCTGTAAAGCTGAAAAATCCACGGGAACGGCAGCCTTCCTGGAGATGGATTTATCAGAATCTGTGCCATTTCCTGCATCACTATCAATGATACTCCCAGCGCCCTGTGTGGTGGACTGATTGGATGTTGGTAGAGAATTATGGGTATTCTCCGGGGAAATGTAATTGTCGGAAATGTTTGTTTGTTCCTCGTTGTCGTCTTCTGATATTTTCGATTCCAGTATTGTCGGCTCCATAACTTTGCTTACGATGAAACTTCTCTTCTTGCTTTCTATAACACGAGACTCTGACTTTTTCTCCCTCATCTGAACTTGATGAAGTCCATCGACCCCGTCCAAGATTTCGTGGACACCAGCATCGTTCCTACTATCATCCGATGTTTGTCCACTGTCTCCGTCCATGTCAAAATGCAGCCtctacaaaaaacaaacaaaattatacgcaatttcttcaaagtttttttttttctgggaGTGGCTTGCTTTAATGTGAACAATGTTCTGTGCAAAAGCCAGCTTGCAAATTAAAATGTGTTGGAAATGTCAACCTTTGTAATCTCATTTTGACAAAAACGTAAAATATTTCCAAGATACTCCCTATTACCATACAAAGCATTCATAAGGAGTATGTACCCGACCCAAAATATATCGAAAGAAAGACATCAGATTTTCACATGCCAGAAATTAAAAGTGTAATAAGATCACAAtcctttaattttgtttttcaaacccccccccccccccccccccccactgagAATATGCCATCCGAGATGAAAAGGTctgacaaaataaattttaaatgctGGATTTTAAAAGCAgctgaaaaaaaactttttttctaattttaaaaaaaaaaacttttaaccaACAATAATAAATTCTAGAAAGTGAATGGTGCATAATGAAAATGGACTTTCTGAATACATGGCAAGAATCCAGATTATACATGGgatatcaatgtacatgtagttaatctATCCTACATTGTCTTTTCTCATGGATACATGAAGacagttaaaaatcttaaattttatcCTTGTTAGACAAGTACATGTTAATACATTTGTACACTGTgaaatattagtttttttttttctagcatCTACTTCTAGTTTCTGAAAGGAAAAAGTTACACTGGACGAGAcaacttttaattttcatatatttttttatctttccttTCCTTCACCAACATGAATACTTGAACACACAGTAATAAACATGCAAGGAGAGGTGACTGGATGGAGAGAAAAAAGATACAAGAGGCGCAAACCTTGTGAGTAGAATGACGCTTCCCTTTATGCCCTCGCTTAACGGCCTATATAGATGGtcaaaaaagaattcaaaagaCTTCACAACAACTTGAAGAGAAATGATTAAATGCCAAGTCTAAGGTAACCAGAAATTGTAACACAGCATGCCAACAACAGAATTTTATCAGTGAAATTCAAGTGTTTGGTACAATTTCAGACAATTGGGTTTTCTACAGGGGACGTACCTTAACAGCCTCCACCTCTAGCGCTGTGGGTCGTACTTTCCTGACCGTGCAGGGACTGGAGGTGGGGGTGCTGGTGCAACAGCTGAGGATGGTGGAGATAGCAGTCTCTGCATTTTCCTTAACACTGTGGCCCACTTCCTCCAGGAGTTTGATCACCATGCCTGACTGGGCCTCTGGCAGCAAGTCTTCTTGAaccttaaataatgtatttaCCAACATTGTGAACATATTCAATTGTAATGCAAATACAGACATGTTAACCTCATCTCAACAACTTTCTTCCTGTACCACCATGCTAAAACTCATCCCATCCAACTTACTGCACAAtcacattgtaaacattaatttcacaagtgctattaatcattttcaatatACCCAGACTTTATTCAAGCCTAAAAATGTTAAGACTTTCAAGTTGCCAAACACACTTATTCTCTTACTTTCTAATCAgctattttcaaaattcatgtaacacatacaaaataaaaacaacattctAATACGAAAATTTGAGAAATAACATtcgcagaaaaaaaatcacatctaCATTGCTAACTCCACTTTCTATCCTTACCAAGCTCTCGGCTATCTCCTGGGGCTTGTCGTTCTCCAGGGAGAACTTAAAGCAGATGGTGTTTTTGTTGGAGATCTCCAGCTTACACTCGACCTCACCCGTCTCCTTCACCACACTCAGGATCGTCAGCCGCGGGTTCTTCTCCAGCGTCTTCCTCCTCTTCACTCTATTTCGCTTCTTCTTCTCCTCAGTCTTGGCAGCAATCTGTTCGTTTTCACTAAAAAGGTGGTTGCAAAGAAGTGTTACATTTTAACTCCAATCACTTTATCATCCTATTCTTTAAGTACTACACACCAAGATGTGATTAACAGGTGAAAACAAAGGAAATCAAAATCAGGCGGGGTTTTCAAAGATACCACAAATGATCATTTTGACTTAATTTCAAGAAATCATGTTTTCGCAAAAAAATCAAAcccctgtaaaaaaaaaaatctatagagtaaatctttaatcaCACACAAATTATTACTCAAGATGCATTCAAACTTCTATCCAAAATCTATTGCTATCAAATAACTGTAAATATAAGgttaaaaacatgatatgtAAAGCAATATTAATAGTATATCTCTTGTGTTTCGCTCCGTTTCTAGTTTTGGCCCTGTACCTTTCTCTGTTACACTGCTCTTGTTCCTGCTGAAGGAGAGAGAGACTGGCCCCCAGGTTGGTCTGGGAGGGTCCACTGCTGGCCGAGGAGCTGGCCTTGGGGGTACTGGTCCCGGGCTGGTGCTTCGTCTGGTGCTGCTGGGCCGCAGCGATGTTCAGTTGTTCCAAACTCGAACACTGTCAATCAAAatgcattgaaaaataaaattcatttttccacATATTCTCTCCATTTGAAACTGATCATTATATTtcagtaataattttttttctcataatataCCACAGTATAATTTCTACCTAATATCTAAATCTTTGTTGTTTCAAATATGCAGGTACATGCGTGCATTCGCTATATAGAATGTCTCACAACTATAGATTTCTAAATCAGGAACACTTGATACAGATTCATGGATAAATTTCCTCTTGTGATCATTAGATCTCTTTATCCATTATTaccatttttttataaaaaaaaactttaggaAAATGTGGACACAGTTTACCTACTCTGTCCTATTTCATTATCATAAACTAGAGAATCAATTTTGTCATAAatctgacatattttttttcaaaacagagaatcactttgaaaatgaattataaatgtTAACTTCTATCATTTGTTTCCATTAAATTCTAGTCAacaatatttgtaaattgtaaattttgaagatGTTTCAAAAGAGCAGcatctttaaagaaaattaaataacacCAACTTCCAGGAAAAAAAGGGAAGATTATTGGTACATACAATACATTGAACATATATCAATACACATTTTACAAACTTTAAGATTTAAACAGCAGCTAATTAAGAGAAAAGCATGAAAAGTGTCAACAAAAATCAAATGAGGAAACACTTAGCAGTGGAAAGCAACAGACAACTTTAAGTGCTATGTGTACTAAGGGCTAATGTCTGAAGGGTAAAGATCATATATAAGGATATATTTATAGTCCATAGTATTCTCTTTCCTAACTGTAAAGAGTTACATGTTTGTGGAAAAATGTCGAGAAGGATGTCAAttaaatactgtggtttcattaatattgaaggttatcaattttcgtggataaagtgaaaatctgagtttcaaggatacgtaaattcgtggccaatgaccctttcAATTCAAAATGTGAATAGAAATTGcgtttcaatgaacatttaatttcatggatcaacttaacaacgaaatccacgaaaattggtattcaacgaatattgatgaaaccacagtagtgtTTTCATGTTGCATTTGGGAATTCATTATAGAGGGTTAAATTTGGGGAAAATATGTAGTGATAGCGTCACTAAGAATCAAAGTTCTCTATTACTGTTACAGTGTACGAGAACTTCCAGTGCCTAAGAGACATTCAAGTCTTAATTAAATGACTAAAACTACAAATTCAGCACTACAAGTAGGAAAGGCCTATTTAGAGGTCTACACAAACATACACATGGCCCATTCTTAAAAGCCTGTACTGTTTTTCTGTTAGTCAAACACTGCTCACACTGTATTCATGCTAGCTTATAATTACAAACAAGTCTACAAAAAGCCAACAGATTATGGATACAGAAAAAGATGTGGAAAAGCTTGTGACTTTCTTTAAACATGTATCTGTAACATAAAGGTGTTCAAAGGAAGATCTGAAGCACAGCCCCTAAATAATATAACCAAGGTGGAGGCAGTAAACACACAAGTGAACTACCGGCGTGAGAAAAGCAGAGTTGTGTGTTACATGTAAGGCAGTATCTACAATGTAGTACATTAGAAATGACCCAATACTCTTGCCAGACCTTGCTGTATAATCGCGACGGGACACTTGCTACTTTCTTTAACATTGGGGAAGGAGCGTCTTTCACAACCTGGTTAATAGACGATTTGATGTGATACAATCAGTACCAATCCCAAGTAGACATGTATGAAGAGAAGTGTATCATGATTAGTACATAGTTGACACATCTAACAATGCGCTGAAACACTTAAAGACAATGATGCCTGCATGAAcatttaaatgaatgaaaactGTGCAGAATTAACAAATGACAAGAGAAACTTATAGAAAAAGAACAGAATGTATTCTTTCGAAAGCATAACTGTGAAATCCATTACAAAGGCCAGAACTTACAAGCCTTAAATCATGAAGCTGAAAGCTACACATCTCATTTTtagaataaaatgaatatattaaaagcACAATTTCTGGCTGACCAATACCTGACTGAGTTGTTTTTGGTGATTGACCACTTGACCCACACTGGAAGTGGAACATATACTGTCAGATCTCTCCTTCTTGTACtgcaatcaaaaaaaaaaatccatcttTTACACAATATTCATACTTTTAAATGATACTTCAAACTCGGCCAATATAACCAAAAAAATTGACGTTCATTACCTTGTGTTTGTATTTCACTGTACAAATACTATTGGTGTTTTAGGGTGTAAAGCTTTTTATTTTGGCTTGACTAAAGTTAGGTTATTGATTTAGAAGTACCGAACACAAACCTGATTTCCGTCcaaaagattttcaaatacCTCTCTGGGAACACCAACAGGAATTGCCGctgaaaatcaattattttgcaAAGTTAAAATGAAATCTAACACAACATTCAATTGAATTATCCCCCTTAAACAAGCGTTCCCGGAACAACAGCATGGGTGGGTGCTCTGCCATTCTTTCCTGTAAAGACCAGTCTACGTTTTACAAAGCTAACTTTAATCAGGAGAGAGACACCCATATCGTGACAACCCCCTTATTCACCTTGTGTTTCCTCTAGGCTGCTGGAGGGCTGTAATGGTTGTGTCTGGGGGGTGGCTTCGTTCACCGTCGGGGGCTGGGGTTGTTGTTGGGAGGACTGCTGTTGGGAAACGTTCTGGGAATCAGATGACTGACCAGGGGAAGTCTGTCCAGGCTGAAAGAtagtaaaataatattgaattaaactacatactttaaaagaagaaatattcaCCAGACGCATGTTCAGCAGAGTGCTCAAGAGTGACCATCAAAATTTGTGTTGTGGGCATAGGGAATTGTGGTGAGCAAACATCAGTACTCGCTATGTTTAACATGCCTCCAGATAATTAAGTTTGTTTtcttattgtttacatacattatCAACAATCAATGACCTGTAGTAAATCTTCCTCCACACTAACCTGTGTCTGGGGCTGACTGGACTGGTCTTGCTGTGGGGGTGGGGGCATGGCCTGCTGGCTGGTCGACTGGGCTGGGCCACTCTCTGAGGAGCTAGCTGACACGCCCTCCGCTGCCTTGGCCATTCTCAGCGCAATGATTGGCTGTGTCCTCTCCTTGATTTGTCGCGTCACAGTTTTGACATCCTCCTCCACTAGATAGCCAGACTTCACCtgtaaaaaatgatgaaaaaatttattgaaaaaccCATTGGCTCAAAAACAATTACcgttaatgtttttatactTATAAAGCAGATTTCATCATTAAGtcatttttactaatttttaagtttattcaaatcttaCATTTCATTctccttttaaaaaagaaaggcAAAATAAAACAAGTCAATGCATGTGTACCATTTCTAAAGCCACATCCTCAGCTTGATCATTATCTAGGTCAAACTCGAACTGAATGGCCTCATTTTCCTTGTGCTTGTCCCTTCGTTTCTTTGGGTCGACGACACGGAGTCGTAGGGCCACAATGTTAGGGGGCGTTTCCCCGTCCTCCCTATTCGCCACCTCCACACTCAGCCCAGTGTCCTCAGTGAAGAAATCCAACTGGAGCAGGGTTTTGGCTGAGGGTCTACAATCAGAGAGGGACTTTATAAAGTTCTACATTTAAATGcagtaaatttaatttcaaaatgtccACAGAGCAATTTTTAGTGTGCAATCTCAGACTGATAAACAACATGCACAAAATTCCCAGAAGAAGTAACATTAAACATGTTTCTGTTACGTCCCAGTACATAGAAACATTccaaataataaaattgaaaagattaaagttaaaatcaacagtGTAATCACCTGtcctgtctgtttgtctgtatACAGCTGTCGATAATCTTCTTGATTTCTTCGTTCTCCAACTTCTCAAAGGCCTCCGGTCTCACACCCTGTTAAAATAAACAGACAAGAACAGCTTGAATGCACAGTTCTTACACTTAAAAACAACTCTTTTACAAGGCAGCTGGAAAATATCAATTGCATTTTTTTGGCTACAAAATTTAAAGGATATTTTCACATACCGTTGTCACTCTCCTGTAGATCTGAGCCGCATTATGGCATTCCTTATACGGATACTCCGATGTGGCCATTTCCAACATGCACATCCCGAAGGCGTACACGTCTACGGACTCATCGTAGTGTTCCTCGTACATTTCCGGTGCCATAAACTCCGGTGTACCTTAAAGTAGACAGAAGACGTTCTTTGTACCTAGAAAAAGGAAAATTTGAGGAGGAACCCCGATTAGGTGTGCAGAATGAGAAGATGGATGCTGCTGCCTGTAAATGAAGATTTTGATTGGTTAGGTacctgaaaaaataaatttgtaagtTGTGTGAACCACCAGAAGCAGTACAGGAATCTTACCTTAACACCTGGCATTATCATGAATAATAGGAGTCTATAAGAAAGTAATCAGAGAGATCATGTCCATAATTAATACACCATCATATATTtcgttttggtttttttttctcacaacaTTACTTTACCATGgctttgaaattcatttttattgtgcaatttcaaaagattttttttaaatttgaaaccaTTATTTTTAATCTAGAGCTCAAGTGAATTGTGTAACTTGCTAAACATGGTTTTCAAATTCTATACTTACACTCAGTGGGGACCCATACTTACTTTGAGACCAGACATGAGTTTTCACTTAACTACATTTGCTATTTGGTTGGTCTGGTGACACAAAGGTCAAATGTATCACATACAAAGCAATGTCCTATTTATTTGTGgtcaaaaatcaatgtaaagggcaaaacaaaataatatcacAAGGAAACGACAGATCTTTCcgaaaaaaatataagatttcATTTCTTAAAACTTTCATTATATACTCATACTTACTTCTCCTCTAACAAAAACCTATAAGGAAGAAATCaaggaaaaaaaacacacacacaagtAGTTTAAACTTAAACAATGTTTCAAATGACTAAAGTAGATAGTTACCTATAACGCTCTTTGCAAAAGACTTGTTCTTGAGTGTGGCTAGTCCCAGATCCCCTATTTTGACGGACCCCGTTGTGCCTGTGATGAAGATGTTGTCACATTTTAGGTCCCTGTGTATAACGGGTGGGTCTCGTGTGTGGAGGTAACAAAGCCCCTTCAGAATCTGCTTGCACCAGCTCTTTAACACTTTGGCATTGATCTTCTTAAATCTCTTGATGTAGCTATACAGAAAATAGGAAAGGAGTATTCAACATGCATCAAGGATACACAATACTGTACAGATAATCAATATATTGGCTACACACACAATGAACACTGGTCTTTGTATTTTCTTTGAAGAAACCTTGGCAGTGtggttttttctctctctccattgTGTATGTTTCAGAAAGAAATTGGGGCAGAAGTAACCAACTCTTTTATTAATAAGACACTTGAAGTTGGAACCAGACGAATCTAATAAATTCTCTGAGGCTTAAACAGGATATAATACAGTCGATGGTTCTGCATTCTTTCACCATATGTATcttgttaaaacaaattactaAAGTACAttgcattataaaaaaaaaaagacgaaaTTTGTTGGATTGGCAAGTTTTCTGTGCAAAAGCATTGCAAAAACATAAATGTATTTCTACAATACAGAATAAGGATTCAGATTACAGCCGGCACGACCGCTTTGATAATGTAAGTGGGAGGACAAGTTACTGTCACACAAACATTGATTTTATCCCTGTTCTTTTCACACATTATAACCAGGCCAGGATGAGAGcgtgcatgtgtgtgtgtgctgCAGAGCTAAAGCTTTTAACCAGGTTAAACCTGTAATGGCTGTCTGCAGGACACAcagatttaaaatcaaaaaacgTTTTAATAATTCATACAGGTGCAACAATTTCTGCACAGAGGCGGCTTGGCAGATTAACTGCATTTTATCTGCAGCGAGCAGAGCACTGTCGTGCTAGATAGCATCAGGAAACCCTATTCAAATACCAGCCTCCCAGACACAAACAGCATAATACAGGGAACAGACAGCTGAGTATTATAGCTACCAATTCCATTTCCTCGTCTACCACAATACTTACGTTTTGAGGGTCCCAGATGTCATGAGTTCTGTCACAAGTACGATGATTTTTCTATTCCTCATGTTCGGTTCTTCCCAAGAATCGTAGAATCTGACAATGTTGGGATGCTGTAACTCCTTCAACATTTCAGCCTCCTCTCGAAACCTCTGTCTTTCACTCTTGTTCCATTTCTTATCCTGAAGTAAAATTACCCATTTATAATGAACATGACAAGCTTATAATCATAGGTGGTGTCATATTTAACATCAcagaataaattaatatttcttcAGATCAATTTTTTAAGTTCTATTGATGAGATTCAGTAGTgcaaaaagccaaaaaaaaaactttcttttaaGTATGTTTGTTGACGCATTATATCTATGATACTATTTCAGAGAAAACGTGTGACACTGCGGCTTTGACCcagattttgttgaaaaggaAATGATAGGACAAGAGGAGACAATTGATAATTTTAGAGTCTAGTTTCCTGCTTAATCGTAATTTCCAGTGGTTACaccatatctttttttatgCTAATACCAATGATGGTTATCATGAGTTTTATAAAACTAATTCTGTGTTCAATGCCAGACACACAGTTTCACAACAATATTACACACAGCTACATCTGTGCATGGTATTTGGGTTTATAAATTGTAAAGATAATATTCAATATTGTTCAACTTTAACTATTTCATGAGAGGTCTTTAAATACTATAAAAGATGATGATAAATTGAACTAAAGGCAATTTGGCTAGCATAGAGAATTACTATACTGGCAAGTCTTTTAACCCAAAGGAACCCCAAGGGTTCCTTGGTGATAAAAGCTGCACCCTTTATACCACTTCTAAATTAGACAGAATTTACTTAAAGAAACTAACATTTCTATTGCCAAATGATGGTGCTATCTTAATTAACATGCTTGAGGAACTTTAATGATAGATAACAGAGTGTTTGTAAAACAGTTAAATAGATAACTGTTAATAACATCATCTAGTATTAATTGGCCATTCTTCTCACAAAAATAATTTAGCCCAGAATAAATTGTATTAGAAGGGGGAAAATTTGTTATGTCTAAtgccaaaaaaatcaaatcatttgtCATGTTCATAATTGATTTACACATGCAGTTTCTTAAAGTGTATTTCCTTTTTAACATGGCCTTCATCAGTTTAAGTAAataatgaccaaaaaaaatcccataaatCATGACTTATCTCCttaaatcattgttttattccttttctaaaaaaaaaaaaaaaccagtgtGTTATATACCTGTAATTCACACCAAGCAACAGCTACACCAGTTTCAGTATCTAAGCCTTTATACACGGTCTTAAAAGAACCTCTTCCAATTTCAACATCAAACTTGAGAAATCTTCCATCTGGCGACGTAGCCACAGCTTTTTCATCGTTTTCATCCTCCTTTTTCCCAGATTCATCATCCTTCCTTTC
This genomic window from Crassostrea angulata isolate pt1a10 chromosome 8, ASM2561291v2, whole genome shotgun sequence contains:
- the LOC128158324 gene encoding uncharacterized protein LOC128158324 isoform X3, translated to MAPEMYEEHYDESVDVYAFGMCMLEMATSEYPYKECHNAAQIYRRVTTGVRPEAFEKLENEEIKKIIDSCIQTNRQDRPSAKTLLQLDFFTEDTGLSVEVANREDGETPPNIVALRLRVVDPKKRRDKHKENEAIQFEFDLDNDQAEDVALEMVKSGYLVEEDVKTVTRQIKERTQPIIALRMAKAAEGVSASSSESGPAQSTSQQAMPPPPQQDQSSQPQTQPGQTSPGQSSDSQNVSQQQSSQQQPQPPTVNEATPQTQPLQPSSSLEETQAAIPVGVPREVFENLLDGNQYKKERSDSICSTSSVGQVVNHQKQLSQVVKDAPSPMLKKVASVPSRLYSKCSSLEQLNIAAAQQHQTKHQPGTSTPKASSSASSGPSQTNLGASLSLLQQEQEQCNRESENEQIAAKTEEKKKRNRVKRRKTLEKNPRLTILSVVKETGEVECKLEISNKNTICFKFSLENDKPQEIAESLVQEDLLPEAQSGMVIKLLEEVGHSVKENAETAISTILSCCTSTPTSSPCTVRKVRPTALEVEAVKAVKRGHKGKRHSTHKRLHFDMDGDSGQTSDDSRNDAGVHEILDGVDGLHQVQMREKKSESRVIESKKRSFIVSKVMEPTILESKISEDDNEEQTNISDNYISPENTHNSLPTSNQSTTQGAGSIIDSDAGNGTDSDKSISRKAAVPVDFSALQEQLKQLTHTSQQQAQTEATIEKGSSPSVPNLTPVSENQPNQIGEDQSTASVNIPRRRTSVESSHAPQMVPPKMAQSAPQVNQTSQTTQAITSQQPSMPQQPIQQQPATQQHQQAAGQQQHPQHVQAGQQSAVQHQQPTGQQPVQQQQSQAQPSVQHQQSQGQQPVQHQQSQGQQPVQHQQSQGQQPVQHQQSQGQQPVQHQQSQGPQPVQHQQGKHVQQQLPPQPSQLEEAALPGSQHQVTHPQVDPLSSSQGMEQSLNASQSAPGNLSNIVPPISLPQNIQPQQPVQPQMYPKIPMMMPPIPAYDPMYQLQMQYYNNYMWYMSFLQQAHSQQPHPQQPHPQQPHPQQPHPQQPPQMFMQPNPNWMFPGPFYHTVTGASTQTQQHQQIPPSMMMDQGVTGSSHPSSPTLSRRRDPDSQGKMSSASDQPPGGSKKANIADLQTLDQELMKIRTTGSRREKNIGGADVFPSGSETHGAQSVGPSGSESGFVTPSLSLESLKQEDVNKVPSEVSQENSVKKRFQVSAVKDDPLISRSISDESHLVSDASRCLTDISDDVKQTMQYMVDKVSNDREPKVETCKKGRFQVTKVKTESQTVAPTESVGDSESVLGEGASAANPECVSSQLASNTMPKTPTSYDDDSSEGESFTETEVVTVREADEEDEEGLEPLPEESSDSQEPSQAAGGASPKQPVWWQDDPEYQELLMRHEEERKSLNLKQQREIQAFMKKKGMPVPPLPPPAPPPPLQMRGHGPGSLMSPQMQSLQTSLQQLGSLHINGKLMPSLTKQHRRSNSGDMSKLHDLAKEEEEAALKSLTKLEGQKDSDSISYMCDLSQRGSSQGILKIENDSTVMSDNGSLEKNVKASCDTVDCMKHGLNQSSEKLSVDFYVPTNVQTPVTEQPLHVMTSQPGLYPTHPYSYSFPYTNTPNSSPYAQAGFGGHGYFSYPQFIPHSVAMMHSNSSSLLAKSGAAQPVVTTAIQATTVPVDSNSVPAISSSQYTSSLSPPQP